One Halostella limicola genomic window carries:
- a CDS encoding NAD-dependent epimerase/dehydratase family protein translates to MNLSGKRVLVTGGAGLVGSHMADLLAADNDVLVADDLSNGRRDWVPDDAEFAEVDLTDPAGVREVVTPEVDVVFHFAASKNVNTDRPRGQFDENNAMTYNLLERMDEVGVSRIAFTSSSTVYGEAPRPTPEDYAPLEPISIYGASKLAEEGLLSTYAHAHDFTVWTFRFANIPGPAFDGSVIPDFVEKLDENPETLTILGDGRQEKSYLHVEECVDAIRHVVEHADDAHNVYNLGTRTTTSVNRIADIVADEMGVDPDREYTGGDRGWTGDVPKMRLSVEKLSALGWEPPLSSDESVRKAARQLVEQLE, encoded by the coding sequence ATGAACCTCTCCGGGAAGCGAGTGCTGGTCACGGGCGGCGCGGGCCTGGTCGGATCGCACATGGCCGACCTGCTCGCCGCCGACAACGACGTCCTCGTGGCGGACGACCTCTCGAACGGCCGCCGCGACTGGGTCCCCGACGACGCCGAGTTCGCCGAGGTCGACCTCACGGACCCGGCCGGCGTCCGCGAGGTCGTCACCCCCGAGGTCGACGTCGTCTTCCACTTCGCGGCGTCGAAGAACGTCAACACCGACCGCCCCCGCGGACAGTTCGACGAGAACAACGCGATGACGTACAACCTCCTCGAGCGGATGGACGAGGTCGGCGTCTCGCGGATCGCCTTCACCTCCTCCTCCACAGTGTACGGCGAGGCTCCCCGTCCCACTCCCGAGGACTACGCCCCCCTCGAACCGATCAGCATCTACGGCGCGAGCAAACTGGCCGAGGAGGGGCTGCTCTCGACGTACGCCCACGCCCACGACTTCACCGTCTGGACGTTCCGGTTCGCGAACATCCCCGGCCCCGCGTTCGACGGCTCCGTCATCCCCGACTTCGTCGAGAAACTGGACGAGAACCCCGAGACGCTCACTATCCTCGGCGACGGTCGACAGGAGAAGTCCTACCTCCACGTCGAGGAGTGCGTCGACGCCATCCGCCACGTCGTCGAGCACGCCGACGACGCCCACAACGTGTACAACCTCGGCACGCGCACCACGACCTCCGTGAACCGCATCGCCGACATCGTCGCCGACGAGATGGGCGTCGACCCCGACCGCGAGTACACCGGCGGCGACCGCGGGTGGACCGGCGACGTGCCGAAGATGCGCCTCTCGGTCGAGAAGCTCTCGGCGCTCGGCTGGGAGCCGCCGCTGTCCAGCGACGAGTCGGTGCGGAAGGCGGCGCGGCAGTTGGTCGAGCAGTTGGAGTGA
- the acs gene encoding acetate--CoA ligase, which yields MSDGTGVDLEARLADATTFDPPESFVEQANVSDPDIYESFEENWPECWERAADLLDWDEEYDRVLDDSDAPFYEWFAGGSLNAAYNCIDRHVESGRKNHAAIKWVGKRRETLTYTYQDLYREVNEFAAALLDLGVEEDDVVTLYMPMVPELPIAMLACARIGAPHSVVFAGFSADALATRMRRADSEYLVTADGYYRRGNAFNLKSKADNALLDLDRGVSDVVVVDRLGDELSHYLGEDQHDYTTLIDERAGETVEPVSRDAEDMLFLMYTSGTTGEPKGVKHTTGGYLAHVAWTGYAALDLKPTDTHWCSADIGWITGHSYSVYAPLALGTTTMMYEGTPDYPDRDRIWEIVDTHAVDVFYTAPTAIRAFMKWGEEYPNDHDLSSLRLLGTVGEPINPQAWKWYYKHIGGEECPVVDTWWQTETGGMMVTTLPGVDEMKPGSAGPPLPGIDVRVVDRDGDDVAAGDAGYLTVQRPWPGMFRTLYGDDDRYVEEFWREFSDDSGEDCVYFAGDGATIDEDGYVTVLGRIDDVINVSGRRIGTMEIESAIVGVEGVAEAAVVATDADGVDDACIYAYVSTESGYGVDDALRERIVDRVGDRIATFARPETVVFTPELPKTRSGKIMRRLLKDIANGDDLGDTSALRNPEIVGEIESAVDER from the coding sequence ATGAGCGACGGGACGGGGGTCGACCTCGAAGCGCGGCTGGCCGACGCGACGACGTTCGACCCTCCGGAATCGTTCGTGGAGCAGGCGAACGTCTCGGACCCGGACATCTACGAGTCGTTCGAGGAGAACTGGCCGGAGTGCTGGGAGCGGGCCGCAGACCTGCTCGACTGGGACGAGGAGTACGACCGGGTGCTCGACGACTCCGACGCGCCCTTCTACGAGTGGTTCGCCGGCGGGTCGTTAAACGCCGCCTACAACTGCATCGACCGCCACGTCGAGAGCGGTCGGAAGAACCACGCGGCGATCAAGTGGGTCGGCAAGCGCCGCGAGACGCTGACCTACACGTACCAGGACCTCTACCGCGAGGTCAACGAGTTCGCGGCGGCGCTGCTGGATCTCGGCGTCGAGGAGGACGACGTCGTCACCCTCTACATGCCGATGGTGCCGGAGCTGCCGATCGCGATGCTCGCTTGCGCCCGTATCGGCGCACCGCACAGCGTGGTGTTCGCGGGGTTCTCGGCGGACGCGCTCGCGACGCGCATGCGGCGCGCGGACTCGGAGTACCTGGTCACCGCCGACGGCTACTACCGCCGCGGGAACGCGTTCAACCTGAAGAGCAAGGCTGACAACGCCCTGCTCGACCTCGACCGCGGGGTGAGCGACGTGGTGGTCGTCGACCGCCTCGGCGACGAGCTCTCGCACTACCTCGGGGAGGACCAGCACGACTACACGACCCTGATCGACGAGCGGGCCGGCGAGACGGTCGAGCCGGTGTCGCGGGACGCGGAGGACATGCTGTTTCTGATGTACACGTCGGGGACGACCGGCGAGCCGAAAGGAGTGAAACACACCACCGGCGGCTACCTCGCCCACGTCGCCTGGACCGGCTACGCCGCGCTCGACCTGAAGCCGACGGACACCCACTGGTGCTCGGCGGACATCGGCTGGATCACGGGGCACTCCTACAGCGTCTACGCCCCGCTCGCGCTCGGCACCACAACGATGATGTACGAGGGGACGCCGGACTACCCCGACCGCGACCGCATCTGGGAGATCGTCGACACGCACGCGGTCGACGTGTTCTACACCGCGCCGACGGCGATCCGGGCGTTCATGAAGTGGGGCGAGGAGTACCCGAACGACCACGACCTCTCCAGCCTCCGGCTACTCGGTACCGTCGGGGAGCCGATCAACCCGCAGGCGTGGAAGTGGTACTACAAGCACATCGGCGGCGAGGAGTGTCCGGTCGTCGACACCTGGTGGCAGACCGAGACCGGCGGCATGATGGTCACCACGCTGCCCGGCGTCGACGAGATGAAGCCCGGCTCCGCCGGGCCGCCCCTGCCCGGCATCGACGTTCGGGTCGTGGACCGGGACGGCGACGACGTCGCGGCGGGCGACGCTGGCTACCTCACCGTGCAGCGGCCGTGGCCGGGGATGTTCCGGACGCTGTACGGCGACGACGACCGGTACGTCGAGGAGTTCTGGCGAGAGTTCTCCGACGACTCCGGGGAGGACTGCGTCTACTTCGCCGGCGACGGCGCGACGATCGACGAGGACGGCTACGTCACCGTGCTCGGCCGGATCGACGACGTGATCAACGTCTCCGGGCGCCGGATCGGCACAATGGAGATCGAGTCCGCCATCGTCGGCGTCGAGGGCGTCGCCGAGGCCGCCGTCGTCGCGACGGACGCCGACGGGGTCGACGACGCCTGCATCTACGCCTACGTCAGCACCGAGAGCGGCTACGGCGTCGACGACGCGCTCCGCGAGCGGATCGTCGACCGCGTCGGCGACCGGATCGCCACGTTCGCCCGCCCGGAGACGGTCGTGTTCACCCCGGAACTGCCGAAGACGCGCTCGGGCAAGATAATGCGGCGGCTGCTCAAGGACATCGCGAACGGCGACGACCTCGGGGACACCAGCGCGCTCCGCAACCCGGAGATCGTCGGCGAGATCGAGTCGGCGGTCGACGAGCGGTAG
- a CDS encoding bacterio-opsin activator domain-containing protein, which yields MTTTAADDRAGHWFGEAEYDRLTAAAETYREALLVRLAGEAGLRAAEMVRVRPGDLRRARADPDRHLLAVRDGDGEVDRETVVPPGLEREIRRYASDLAGDETLVDVSPRRVQMLVADVTSRAADRTGDGRYADLAVRDLRQYFARRLLLDAEVSPRVAKAVGGWGSFAALEPYLDPPDEERVVGAIDALVGREASDAVGADDRRPAGGLAAALEAAEDCCAFRLDAEGCVESWPESAERVLGRDAADVLDRHVSVLYTDEAVEEGRPEHHLTTAAEEGRYEGAGYRVRGDGSRAWCHAVVAPVGDGGDGFAALVVDLTARKRQLDSVRDERDRLRRLGTVAEAVRSAAAGALDATDRSGIERAVCASLTDDAYAGAWIGVPGHASNALSPETAAGVDRDAAGRIADALAAAGDVERAVESGDPVVRSDAGPEPLPDAASEAFRRHGIRSLALVPLPAAESSHGVLCVLSERADAFGADERAHLDTLGRRVGHAVTALRRRQLLLSDAVVELAFRVDGDRSFFNRVTGAFDCRLALESLVSGSDGALVYYVTLSRATPPEAFEFAADDDGVADFRLVETRGDEFLLEFVLSGSAPSVALTRAGATVRRLDVDGGESTLVAELAPDTDVRSVIDELVDAFPSVELLGKRSVEGADPTVGEFRRGVDDRLTDRQESALRAAYFGGYFDWPRESTAEEIADAMGVSSPTLHNHLRKGQRELLRTVFDAADGGD from the coding sequence GTGACGACGACCGCGGCGGACGACCGGGCGGGCCACTGGTTCGGCGAGGCGGAGTACGACCGCCTCACGGCGGCGGCGGAGACGTACCGCGAGGCGCTTTTGGTCCGTCTCGCCGGCGAGGCCGGCCTCCGCGCGGCCGAGATGGTCCGGGTGCGACCCGGGGACCTCCGACGGGCGCGGGCCGACCCCGACCGGCACCTCCTGGCGGTGAGAGACGGTGACGGCGAGGTCGACCGCGAGACGGTCGTCCCGCCGGGGCTGGAGCGCGAGATCCGGCGCTACGCGTCCGACCTCGCCGGCGACGAGACGCTCGTGGACGTGAGCCCCCGCCGCGTCCAGATGCTCGTCGCGGACGTGACGAGCCGCGCGGCGGACCGGACCGGCGACGGCCGATACGCCGACCTCGCCGTCCGGGACCTCCGGCAGTACTTCGCCCGGCGGTTGCTGCTCGACGCCGAGGTCAGCCCGCGGGTCGCGAAAGCGGTCGGCGGATGGGGGAGCTTCGCGGCGCTCGAACCGTACCTCGACCCGCCCGACGAGGAGCGCGTCGTCGGGGCCATCGACGCGCTCGTCGGCCGGGAGGCGTCCGACGCTGTGGGAGCGGACGACCGCCGGCCGGCCGGCGGCCTCGCGGCGGCGCTCGAAGCCGCCGAGGACTGCTGCGCGTTCCGACTCGACGCCGAGGGGTGCGTCGAGTCGTGGCCCGAGAGCGCCGAGCGGGTGCTCGGCCGCGACGCGGCGGACGTGCTCGACCGGCACGTGTCGGTCCTGTACACCGACGAGGCGGTCGAGGAGGGCCGCCCCGAACACCACCTCACGACCGCCGCCGAGGAGGGGCGGTACGAGGGCGCCGGCTACCGCGTCCGCGGCGACGGGAGCCGGGCGTGGTGCCACGCCGTCGTCGCACCGGTCGGGGACGGGGGTGACGGGTTCGCCGCCCTCGTCGTCGATCTCACGGCTCGGAAGCGCCAGCTGGACTCGGTCCGCGACGAGCGGGACCGCCTCCGGCGGCTCGGAACCGTCGCCGAGGCCGTCCGGTCCGCGGCGGCGGGCGCGCTGGACGCGACCGACCGGTCCGGGATCGAGCGAGCGGTCTGTGCGAGTCTGACCGACGACGCGTACGCGGGCGCATGGATCGGGGTACCGGGACACGCGTCGAACGCTCTCTCGCCGGAGACGGCGGCCGGCGTCGACCGGGACGCCGCCGGACGGATAGCCGACGCCCTGGCGGCGGCGGGCGACGTCGAGCGCGCGGTCGAGTCCGGCGATCCGGTCGTGCGGTCCGACGCCGGGCCGGAGCCGCTCCCCGACGCCGCGAGCGAGGCATTCCGGCGGCACGGGATCCGCTCGCTCGCGCTCGTGCCGCTCCCGGCGGCGGAGTCCTCCCACGGGGTCCTCTGCGTGCTGTCCGAGCGCGCCGACGCGTTCGGCGCGGACGAGCGGGCCCACCTCGACACCCTCGGGCGGCGGGTCGGCCACGCCGTCACCGCGCTTCGTCGGCGGCAGCTGCTCCTGTCGGACGCAGTCGTCGAACTCGCGTTCCGGGTCGACGGCGACCGCTCCTTCTTCAACCGCGTCACGGGGGCCTTCGACTGCCGGCTGGCGCTCGAATCGCTCGTCTCGGGGAGCGACGGGGCGCTCGTCTACTACGTCACCCTCTCCAGAGCGACGCCGCCGGAGGCGTTCGAGTTCGCGGCGGACGACGACGGGGTCGCGGACTTCCGCCTCGTGGAGACCCGCGGCGACGAGTTCCTGCTGGAGTTCGTGCTGTCGGGGTCCGCGCCGTCGGTCGCGCTGACCCGGGCCGGGGCGACGGTCCGCCGGCTCGACGTCGACGGCGGGGAGAGTACCCTCGTGGCCGAGCTCGCGCCCGACACCGACGTCCGGTCGGTCATCGACGAACTCGTCGACGCGTTCCCGAGCGTGGAGCTCCTCGGCAAGCGAAGCGTCGAGGGGGCCGACCCGACCGTCGGCGAGTTCCGGCGGGGGGTCGACGACCGGCTCACCGACCGCCAGGAGTCGGCGCTCCGGGCGGCGTACTTCGGGGGCTACTTCGACTGGCCGCGCGAGAGCACCGCCGAGGAGATCGCCGACGCGATGGGCGTCTCCTCCCCGACGCTTCACAACCACCTCCGGAAGGGGCAGCGCGAGCTCCTCCGGACAGTGTTCGACGCGGCCGACGGCGGAGATTAA
- a CDS encoding S8 family peptidase, producing MSDGSTHVSRRNVLKKTSGALAVVGAGGLASAEPEDLVEVNVGYGADSGRRAASDAAAAVVREFSFDAMTIRVPARAAEALRNRPDVRYVEVNGEWEALAQTTPWGIDRTDAEVAHANGETGAGADISIIDTGIDSDHPDLQANLGEGRAFVSCRGGPNVCRYDWDDDNDHGTHCAGTADAVNNSEGVVGVSTEATLHAAKVLDKNGSGSWSDIAAGIEWTADQGYDVGSMSLGGSSGSQTVKDACQYAYNNGVLLVAAAGNDGPCSDCVGYPAAYEECIAVSATSEDDSLANFSSTGPEVELAAPGEDVYSTIPGGYDTFSGTSMACPHVAGAGAQLMANGYTNVEARDRLKSTAEDVGLSSNEQGSGLLDVAAALGLDSSDD from the coding sequence ATGTCAGATGGCAGCACACACGTCAGCCGTCGTAACGTTCTCAAGAAAACCAGCGGTGCGCTCGCCGTGGTCGGCGCGGGCGGGCTCGCGAGCGCGGAGCCGGAGGACCTCGTGGAGGTGAACGTCGGGTACGGCGCGGACAGCGGCCGCCGGGCAGCGAGCGACGCCGCGGCGGCCGTGGTACGGGAGTTCTCGTTCGACGCGATGACGATACGGGTGCCCGCGCGGGCGGCAGAAGCGCTTCGCAACCGGCCCGACGTCCGCTACGTCGAAGTGAACGGCGAGTGGGAGGCCCTCGCCCAGACGACGCCGTGGGGCATCGACCGCACGGACGCCGAGGTCGCCCACGCGAACGGCGAGACGGGCGCCGGTGCCGACATCTCGATCATCGACACCGGGATCGACTCGGACCACCCGGACCTGCAGGCGAACCTCGGCGAGGGCCGCGCGTTCGTCTCCTGTCGCGGCGGCCCGAACGTCTGTCGGTACGACTGGGACGACGACAACGACCACGGCACCCACTGTGCCGGCACGGCCGACGCAGTGAACAACTCCGAGGGCGTCGTCGGCGTCAGTACGGAGGCCACGCTCCACGCCGCGAAGGTGCTGGACAAGAACGGCAGCGGCTCGTGGTCGGACATCGCCGCCGGCATCGAGTGGACCGCCGACCAGGGGTACGACGTCGGCAGCATGAGCCTCGGCGGGAGCAGCGGCTCCCAGACCGTCAAGGACGCGTGCCAGTACGCCTACAACAACGGGGTCCTGCTCGTCGCGGCGGCGGGCAACGACGGCCCCTGTAGCGACTGCGTCGGCTACCCCGCCGCGTACGAGGAGTGCATCGCCGTCAGCGCGACCTCGGAGGACGATTCGCTGGCGAACTTCTCCAGCACCGGCCCCGAGGTCGAACTCGCCGCGCCGGGCGAAGACGTCTACTCGACGATCCCGGGCGGCTACGACACGTTCTCGGGCACGTCGATGGCCTGTCCCCACGTCGCCGGCGCCGGCGCGCAGCTGATGGCGAACGGCTACACGAACGTCGAGGCGCGCGACCGCCTGAAGTCCACTGCCGAGGACGTCGGGCTGTCCAGCAACGAGCAGGGCAGCGGGCTGCTCGACGTCGCCGCGGCGCTGGGGCTCGACTCCAGCGACGACTGA
- a CDS encoding BsuPI-related putative proteinase inhibitor, which produces MSLHGTLDATVDDGVQFTFTVANDGDEPVDLSFSDTLEADFAVRDDGGEVWRFSEGRMFAQMLGSETIDPGGTATYEATWEDPAPGEYAVVATLEAREKDCEAETAFSV; this is translated from the coding sequence ATGTCACTTCACGGCACCCTCGACGCGACCGTCGACGACGGCGTTCAGTTCACCTTCACCGTCGCTAACGACGGCGACGAACCGGTCGACCTGTCGTTCTCCGACACGCTCGAAGCCGACTTCGCCGTCCGCGACGACGGCGGGGAAGTGTGGCGCTTCAGCGAGGGGCGGATGTTCGCCCAGATGCTCGGCTCGGAGACGATAGACCCGGGCGGGACCGCGACGTACGAGGCAACCTGGGAGGACCCCGCCCCCGGCGAGTACGCCGTCGTCGCGACGCTCGAAGCGCGGGAGAAGGACTGCGAGGCGGAGACGGCGTTCTCGGTGTAG
- a CDS encoding glycosyltransferase — MDHQVVAFTDTYLPTVNGVTYTIDTWRDRWNRNGGRMDVVYPHSEGHAPGPNEHPVRSVPFPWYEGYRLGAPKVPDTVADVDVVHAHTPYTLGLGAMRLARRADAPLVASYHTPGGEYTDYLAPTDGIASGLRGFVEGYERWFFDRADAVLVPTDPVRRYLNDEVGIDAPVKVVSNGIDTERFRPVDGTAFRERHDLVGETLIGYTGRHGYEKRLSDLIEAADGLDATVVLGGDGPAREDLERQAAAADVDARFLGFLDRDEMAAFYSSLDVFAFPSPVETQGLVALEANACGTPVVGVDSGALSETVEDGVTGYHYPEDDVDAFRARIEDALADRERLVENCLESRDDFSVDRTVERLATIYDGVR; from the coding sequence ATGGACCATCAGGTCGTCGCCTTTACCGATACGTATCTCCCGACGGTAAACGGCGTGACCTACACTATCGACACGTGGCGGGACCGCTGGAACCGGAACGGCGGACGCATGGACGTCGTGTACCCGCACTCCGAAGGTCACGCTCCGGGGCCGAACGAGCATCCGGTGCGTAGCGTCCCCTTCCCCTGGTACGAGGGGTACCGACTCGGCGCGCCGAAAGTACCCGACACCGTCGCGGACGTCGACGTCGTTCACGCGCACACGCCCTACACGCTCGGCCTCGGCGCGATGCGGCTCGCGCGCCGCGCCGACGCGCCGCTCGTCGCCTCCTATCACACGCCCGGCGGCGAGTACACGGACTACCTCGCGCCGACGGACGGCATCGCGTCCGGGCTCCGCGGGTTCGTGGAGGGCTACGAGCGCTGGTTCTTCGACCGCGCGGACGCGGTGCTCGTGCCCACCGACCCCGTCCGCCGGTACCTGAACGACGAGGTGGGCATCGACGCGCCGGTGAAGGTCGTCTCGAACGGCATCGACACCGAGCGCTTCCGCCCGGTCGACGGGACCGCGTTCCGCGAGCGCCACGACCTGGTCGGCGAGACGCTGATCGGGTACACCGGGCGCCACGGCTACGAGAAGCGCCTCTCCGACCTGATCGAGGCGGCCGACGGCCTCGACGCCACGGTGGTGCTCGGCGGCGACGGCCCGGCCCGCGAGGACCTCGAACGACAGGCGGCCGCGGCCGACGTCGACGCCCGCTTCCTCGGGTTCCTCGACCGCGACGAGATGGCGGCGTTTTACTCGTCGCTCGACGTCTTCGCGTTCCCGAGCCCCGTCGAGACCCAGGGGCTCGTCGCGCTGGAGGCGAACGCCTGCGGAACGCCGGTCGTCGGCGTCGACAGCGGCGCGCTGTCGGAGACCGTCGAGGACGGCGTCACCGGCTACCACTACCCGGAAGACGACGTGGACGCGTTCCGCGCCCGGATCGAGGACGCGCTCGCCGACCGGGAGCGACTCGTCGAGAACTGCCTCGAAAGTCGCGACGACTTCAGCGTCGACCGGACCGTGGAGCGGCTGGCGACGATCTACGACGGGGTCCGGTAG
- a CDS encoding DUF2797 domain-containing protein encodes MQIVGYDTGAPDDEGGDGRAPALLVAADGVVERAELTPGTRLAYSLGERRCAGAVDGTTHYACGNEGAPYCDQHASTWVCARCTGTCLKDEMDCYEEHAVYLAAFAPATVKVGVTRLWRLETRLREQGADRAAHVHTVSNGRIARELEAEIATDLTDRVRVPEKIAGLHSAVDEDVWEVVLDDFDVIDRTAFDYGIDLDSRPVVETLASGEVVGVKGRILVLSNAGTTYAVDLRDLVGHEVAEEAADRNLQSDLGAFY; translated from the coding sequence GTGCAGATCGTCGGGTACGACACGGGTGCGCCGGACGACGAGGGCGGGGACGGCCGCGCGCCGGCGCTGCTGGTCGCCGCGGACGGCGTCGTAGAGCGGGCGGAACTGACGCCCGGGACGAGGCTCGCGTACTCCCTCGGGGAGCGCCGCTGCGCGGGCGCGGTCGACGGGACAACCCACTACGCCTGCGGGAACGAGGGCGCTCCCTACTGCGACCAGCACGCGAGCACCTGGGTGTGCGCGCGGTGCACCGGGACCTGCCTCAAGGACGAGATGGACTGCTACGAGGAGCACGCGGTGTACCTCGCCGCGTTCGCCCCGGCGACGGTGAAGGTGGGCGTCACCCGGCTCTGGCGGCTGGAGACGCGCCTCCGCGAGCAGGGCGCCGACCGCGCCGCCCACGTCCACACCGTGTCGAACGGGCGGATCGCCCGCGAACTCGAAGCCGAGATCGCGACGGACCTGACCGACCGGGTGCGCGTCCCCGAGAAGATCGCGGGGCTTCACAGCGCCGTGGACGAGGACGTCTGGGAGGTCGTTCTCGACGACTTCGACGTGATCGACCGCACCGCCTTCGACTACGGGATCGACCTCGACTCGCGGCCGGTGGTCGAAACGCTCGCCTCGGGGGAGGTCGTGGGCGTGAAGGGACGGATCCTGGTCCTGTCGAACGCCGGCACGACGTACGCGGTCGACCTCCGGGACCTCGTCGGGCACGAGGTCGCCGAGGAAGCGGCCGACCGAAACCTCCAGTCCGATCTCGGCGCGTTTTACTGA